A part of Saliniradius amylolyticus genomic DNA contains:
- the udk gene encoding uridine kinase produces the protein MSVSCVIAIAGASGSGKSLFTQTLIQEALGDGLDVRTLCEDHYYRDQSHLSMAQRQQTNYDHPQAFEHELLEQHLHQLKAGESIDYPQYCFNTHTRKPKTHAVEPAQIILVEGIMLLASPELLPLFDIKVFMDTPPDICLIRRIKRDMQERGRSLDSITEQYEATVKPMYHQFVEPSRFKADVVVTQGGENRIALDILKSHIQQLLNQ, from the coding sequence ATGTCTGTGTCTTGTGTCATTGCTATCGCCGGAGCGTCCGGCTCAGGCAAGTCGCTGTTTACCCAAACCCTGATTCAGGAAGCCTTGGGTGATGGTCTGGATGTTCGTACTCTGTGCGAGGACCACTACTATCGGGACCAATCCCACCTGAGCATGGCTCAGCGACAGCAGACCAATTATGACCATCCGCAAGCTTTCGAGCACGAGTTGCTCGAACAGCATCTGCACCAACTCAAGGCCGGTGAGTCCATCGACTATCCTCAGTATTGCTTTAACACTCATACCCGGAAACCGAAAACACACGCCGTTGAGCCAGCCCAGATCATACTGGTGGAAGGCATCATGCTGCTGGCCAGTCCGGAACTGCTGCCGCTTTTCGATATCAAGGTCTTTATGGATACCCCACCGGATATTTGTCTGATCCGTCGAATCAAGCGTGATATGCAGGAGCGCGGACGCAGTCTGGACTCCATCACCGAGCAATACGAAGCCACCGTCAAGCCTATGTATCATCAGTTTGTGGAGCCCAGTCGCTTTAAGGCTGATGTAGTCGTTACGCAGGGCGGTGAGAACCGTATCGCGCTGGATATTCTTAAGTCCCACATCCAGCAGCTATTAAATCAGTAG
- a CDS encoding NupC/NupG family nucleoside CNT transporter: MMSLIGILLLFGLALLLSKQRRAINWRTVLGAFIIQAGIGLLILYVPAGKRALLSISEAVGHVLSYSDTGIEFLFGKVGDKSLGFIFAFNVLPVIIFFSSLISVLYHLSIMSWIIRLIGGFLQKVLKTSRPESMSAAANIFIGQSEAPLVVRPFIRQMTSSELFAVMVGGLASIAGSVMAGYAALGIELKYLIAASFMAAPGGLMMAKLIYPESDKPRNDIEELEDPGEKYVNIFDAAASGAAAGLQIAVNVGAMLLAFIALIALLNGLIGWIGGLLGYEALTFQMILGYIFQPLAWALGIPWENAHLAGSFIGQKMVVNEFVAYLDFIDHRQQLTESSQAIITFALCGFANFSSIAILMGGLGAMAPNRRQDIARLGLRAVLAATLSNLMSAALAGFFLYL, translated from the coding sequence ATGATGAGTTTAATCGGCATTTTGCTGCTGTTTGGCCTTGCGCTGCTACTGTCGAAGCAACGCCGTGCCATCAACTGGCGCACGGTACTCGGCGCTTTTATTATTCAGGCTGGTATTGGCTTGCTGATTCTTTATGTGCCCGCAGGAAAGCGTGCGCTGTTATCCATATCAGAAGCGGTGGGTCATGTTCTGAGTTACAGCGACACTGGCATTGAGTTTCTGTTTGGTAAGGTGGGTGACAAATCACTGGGCTTTATCTTTGCCTTTAACGTACTGCCGGTGATCATCTTTTTCTCGTCTTTGATCAGCGTGCTTTACCACCTCAGTATTATGTCGTGGATCATTCGTTTGATTGGTGGCTTCTTACAAAAAGTACTTAAGACCAGCCGACCGGAGTCTATGTCGGCGGCCGCAAATATTTTCATCGGCCAGAGCGAAGCCCCGCTTGTGGTCAGGCCCTTTATCCGCCAGATGACTAGTTCCGAGTTATTCGCGGTGATGGTAGGAGGGCTTGCCAGTATCGCTGGCTCGGTAATGGCCGGTTATGCGGCTCTGGGTATTGAGCTTAAATACCTTATCGCGGCCAGCTTTATGGCTGCTCCCGGTGGTCTGATGATGGCAAAGCTCATCTACCCGGAAAGCGATAAACCCCGCAATGATATTGAAGAGCTGGAAGACCCGGGCGAAAAATACGTCAATATCTTCGATGCTGCAGCGTCGGGCGCGGCCGCAGGCCTGCAAATCGCGGTCAATGTCGGAGCCATGTTGCTGGCCTTTATCGCGCTGATCGCGCTGCTTAACGGCTTGATTGGCTGGATTGGTGGCCTGCTCGGTTACGAAGCGCTCACCTTCCAGATGATCCTGGGCTACATTTTCCAGCCATTAGCCTGGGCCTTGGGTATTCCATGGGAAAACGCCCATTTAGCGGGCAGCTTCATTGGTCAGAAAATGGTGGTGAACGAGTTTGTCGCTTACCTGGACTTTATTGATCACAGACAACAACTGACCGAGAGCAGTCAGGCTATTATTACCTTCGCCCTGTGTGGCTTTGCCAACTTCTCGTCCATCGCTATTCTGATGGGCGGGTTGGGTGCCATGGCACCCAACCGGCGTCAGGATATCGCCCGGCTTGGCCTTCGCGCCGTACTGGCTGCCACCTTATCGAACCTGATGAGCGCCGCACTGGCGGGCTTTTTCCTGTATCTGTAA
- a CDS encoding 2OG-Fe(II) oxygenase family protein, which yields MQLQAVDFNAPDAAEHFVQSLRETGFGVLKNHPIQQQQVDSIYQHWLDFFGSERKHDFEYKVETQDGYFPPTVSEVAKGNQVKDIKEYFHYYPWGQCPEELKAELADYYTNANQFAATLLGWVEAHSPADVKSGFSQPLSEMIRDSQKTLLRVLHYPPITGEEEPGAIRAAAHEDINLLTVLPAANEPGLQVKAKDGNWLDVPCDFGNLIVNIGDMLQEASGGYFPSTTHRVINPDGGRRTRSRISLPLFLHPRPDVVLSERHTADSYLNERLRELGVL from the coding sequence ATGCAACTGCAAGCTGTTGACTTTAATGCCCCTGACGCAGCAGAGCACTTTGTTCAGTCTCTGCGCGAGACCGGCTTTGGCGTATTAAAAAACCATCCGATTCAACAACAGCAGGTAGACAGCATCTACCAACACTGGCTGGACTTTTTCGGCAGCGAGCGTAAACACGACTTCGAATATAAAGTTGAGACCCAGGACGGTTACTTCCCCCCCACGGTGTCGGAAGTGGCCAAGGGCAATCAGGTCAAGGATATTAAGGAGTACTTCCATTACTACCCCTGGGGTCAGTGCCCGGAAGAACTCAAAGCCGAGTTGGCAGACTACTACACAAACGCCAATCAGTTCGCCGCGACGTTACTCGGCTGGGTAGAAGCCCATTCACCAGCCGATGTTAAAAGCGGCTTTAGTCAGCCACTGTCTGAAATGATCCGCGACAGCCAGAAGACCTTGCTACGGGTGCTGCACTACCCGCCCATTACCGGCGAGGAAGAGCCGGGTGCCATTCGCGCCGCCGCCCATGAAGACATTAATTTGCTCACCGTCCTGCCAGCGGCCAATGAGCCGGGACTACAAGTGAAGGCCAAAGACGGAAACTGGCTGGATGTGCCTTGTGATTTTGGCAACCTGATCGTCAATATCGGCGATATGCTGCAAGAAGCTTCTGGTGGTTACTTCCCGTCTACCACTCACCGGGTCATCAACCCGGACGGGGGACGCCGCACTCGGTCACGGATTTCTCTGCCGTTGTTTTTGCACCCCAGACCGGATGTAGTGCTGTCCGAACGTCATACCGCCGACAGCTATTTAAATGAGCGCTTACGGGAGCTGGGCGTACTCTAG
- a CDS encoding Dyp-type peroxidase, producing the protein MSQPQKGICAEANLHGLFLLFNVVEDDPALIRRQLARILGLFDHYDEEHYEAMVSGVVAVGSNYWLELYPGLIPIELAPFPDMHCGDRHAPAVPCDLYIQIRADRADVCFGLGMAVYELLKPYVELVEQVKGFRYLDGRDLNGFRDDNGNPRGLRKMDVAIVGDNDPDFAGGSYLHIQRYRHNMDRWEQLSEAEQEVVMGRTKADGVPLPESLLDSGSHFQRTSQAQDGQPQEILRQSMPYGDMQEQGLFFVSCAASPKPFTRMLESMIYGDDEGTYDKLLDYTSAETGAAFFAPSVSFIKRQARGS; encoded by the coding sequence ATGTCGCAACCGCAAAAAGGGATCTGTGCTGAGGCCAATCTGCACGGACTGTTTTTGTTATTCAATGTAGTGGAAGACGACCCGGCGTTGATCCGTCGTCAACTGGCCCGGATACTGGGGCTGTTTGACCACTATGATGAAGAGCATTACGAAGCCATGGTTTCCGGCGTAGTGGCGGTGGGCAGCAACTATTGGCTGGAGTTGTACCCCGGCCTGATTCCCATCGAACTGGCACCCTTCCCCGATATGCACTGTGGCGACCGTCATGCCCCGGCGGTGCCTTGCGATCTTTATATTCAAATTCGCGCCGATCGGGCCGATGTCTGCTTTGGCCTCGGTATGGCTGTGTATGAGCTGTTGAAGCCCTATGTCGAGTTGGTGGAGCAGGTGAAAGGCTTTCGTTATCTGGATGGTCGTGACCTGAATGGGTTTCGCGATGACAACGGCAACCCCAGAGGCCTGCGCAAGATGGATGTGGCGATTGTGGGTGACAATGATCCCGACTTCGCCGGTGGCAGTTATCTGCATATCCAGCGCTATCGACATAATATGGATAGGTGGGAGCAACTGTCTGAAGCCGAACAGGAAGTGGTGATGGGCCGTACCAAGGCCGACGGTGTACCGCTGCCAGAAAGTCTGCTCGACAGCGGCTCTCACTTTCAACGGACTTCACAGGCACAGGACGGTCAGCCACAGGAAATATTGCGCCAGAGTATGCCCTATGGTGATATGCAGGAACAGGGGCTGTTTTTTGTGTCCTGTGCGGCCAGCCCCAAGCCTTTCACTCGCATGCTGGAATCCATGATCTACGGCGATGACGAGGGCACCTACGATAAGCTGCTGGATTACACCAGCGCAGAAACCGGTGCCGCTTTCTTTGCGCCCTCGGTGAGCTTCATCAAACGTCAGGCGCGGGGCTCATAA
- the ggt gene encoding gamma-glutamyltransferase — protein sequence MIRTLTLLLALSTCLPTFAFDRVTGKMFASRSEVIAQNGMAATSQPLATQVALDILKQGGNAVDAAIAANAMLGLVEPTGNGIGGDLFAIVWNAEEQKLYGLNASGRSPKSLTLEYFREQGMSKIPAYGPLPVSVPGTVDGWFELHDKFGGLPMTEILAPTIEYAKQGFPVSELIAYYIQRSVPRLSKYEGFKETYMPDGRAPRKGEIFKNPDLAATLEKIATGGRDAFYKGDIARIIADYMEQQGGFLSYEDLASHTSEWVEPVSSNYRGYDVWELPPNGQGIAALQILNIMEGFDVAGMGFGSADYVHAFVEAKKLAFEDRAKFYADPDFNDIPVDWLISKDYAEKRRQLIDRGKAAKRYDAGIQHGDTIYLTTADKHGNMVSLIQSNYRGMGSGMTPTGLGFILQDRGELFSLEEGHFNQYEPGKRPFHTIIPAFVTRNGKPWLSFGVMGGAAQPQMHAQVLMNIIDFGMNLQEAGDAPRILHTGSSQPTGEVMADGGVISLENGFGPEVRRKLMKMGHTLQDTTGAFGGYQAIMRDHKNNTFIGASESRKDGQAAGY from the coding sequence ATGATTCGAACTCTGACCTTGCTGTTGGCTCTGTCGACCTGCCTGCCGACGTTCGCCTTTGATCGTGTGACTGGAAAGATGTTTGCCAGTCGCTCCGAGGTAATCGCTCAAAATGGTATGGCGGCCACCAGTCAGCCTCTGGCTACCCAGGTGGCTCTGGATATCCTCAAGCAAGGCGGCAACGCCGTAGATGCTGCCATCGCGGCCAACGCTATGCTGGGGTTGGTGGAGCCCACTGGCAATGGCATTGGCGGCGATCTCTTTGCCATTGTCTGGAATGCTGAAGAGCAGAAACTCTATGGTTTGAATGCCTCGGGTCGCTCGCCTAAGAGCCTGACTTTGGAGTATTTCCGCGAGCAGGGCATGAGTAAGATCCCTGCGTACGGGCCTCTGCCGGTATCCGTACCGGGCACGGTGGACGGTTGGTTTGAACTGCACGATAAGTTTGGCGGCCTGCCCATGACCGAGATTCTGGCTCCCACCATCGAGTACGCTAAACAGGGCTTTCCTGTCTCGGAGCTCATCGCCTATTACATTCAGCGCAGTGTGCCCAGGCTGTCTAAATACGAAGGCTTTAAAGAGACATATATGCCGGATGGCCGCGCGCCTCGTAAGGGCGAGATCTTTAAAAACCCGGATCTGGCAGCAACTCTGGAGAAGATTGCCACCGGTGGCCGGGATGCCTTCTACAAAGGCGATATCGCCCGCATTATTGCCGATTACATGGAGCAGCAAGGGGGCTTTTTAAGCTATGAGGATCTGGCCTCCCATACGTCTGAATGGGTCGAGCCGGTTTCCTCTAACTACCGTGGTTACGATGTCTGGGAACTGCCGCCTAATGGTCAGGGCATCGCCGCGCTGCAAATCCTCAATATCATGGAAGGCTTCGATGTGGCCGGGATGGGATTTGGTTCGGCCGACTATGTGCATGCCTTTGTGGAAGCCAAGAAGCTGGCTTTCGAAGACAGGGCTAAGTTCTACGCCGACCCGGACTTTAACGATATTCCGGTGGATTGGCTGATTTCTAAAGACTACGCCGAAAAGCGCCGTCAGTTGATTGATCGCGGCAAGGCCGCTAAACGCTATGATGCTGGTATTCAGCATGGCGATACCATCTATCTGACCACGGCCGATAAGCACGGCAATATGGTATCGCTGATCCAGAGTAACTATCGAGGCATGGGCTCGGGCATGACACCGACGGGTCTGGGCTTTATTTTGCAGGATCGCGGCGAACTGTTCTCATTGGAGGAGGGGCACTTTAATCAGTATGAACCCGGTAAACGCCCGTTCCATACCATTATTCCAGCCTTTGTGACCCGTAATGGTAAGCCCTGGCTCAGCTTTGGGGTAATGGGCGGAGCGGCCCAGCCGCAAATGCACGCTCAGGTGCTGATGAATATCATCGATTTTGGCATGAATCTGCAAGAAGCGGGTGATGCGCCGCGTATTTTGCATACCGGCTCCAGTCAGCCTACCGGTGAAGTGATGGCCGATGGCGGAGTGATCAGCCTGGAAAACGGCTTCGGGCCTGAAGTAAGGCGCAAGCTGATGAAGATGGGTCACACTCTGCAGGATACCACTGGCGCTTTCGGGGGCTATCAGGCTATTATGCGCGATCATAAGAACAATACGTTTATTGGTGCGTCTGAAAGCCGCAAGGATGGACAGGCCGCCGGTTATTAG
- a CDS encoding alpha-amylase domain-containing protein yields MHPSHLTRILYKKINAALLGSATLLSSLTLGAQELPQIPESEVNDTLYQAFYWDAYPGLWTELGTMARPLADAGITAMWLPPAAKAMNGTNSVGYDVYDFWDLGEFNQKGTIPTRYGTRMELEQALSKLDALGIDAYFDVVFNHRMGADAQEAVPGWGDAWTEYQLQGRQTHYTNSRWGVLWHDFDWNWQAFDASGGNLFPDKGWDYTYSYDYLMGEDVDWGRQDTRDEMKAWGQWVIDTVGFNGFRMDATAHIDTDFTHEWVEHMQANTAEDLFFVAESWVGNIGGYLDQVGSEHLNAFDFGLRDDFVALSSGSKDMRWWGGLINSAYADQAVTFVDNHDTSREGNPYNKPQVTNFKNQAYAYILMREKGTPTVFARDYDEFGMAPTLTPLIEARRYFAYGPGHEFSGNTEAIYAYVREGLPNVKGTGLVMLISGRDWGTQQSFSINSRQPNTTFYDYTGNVDGTVTTDANGMGQFPVSVSEADGWSIWVPQLSTQNTITLKMTKDVGMGNSLYFTGNTSELTNWGGGVEGTWTEGNVWKVTIQDPGQFEWKVRKGATGSTGEQWESGANHDHTNLHPLFNGGF; encoded by the coding sequence ATGCATCCATCACATTTAACCCGAATACTATACAAAAAGATAAACGCTGCCTTATTGGGGTCTGCCACGCTGTTAAGCAGTTTGACACTTGGCGCGCAGGAGCTGCCACAGATTCCCGAGTCTGAGGTTAACGACACCCTGTACCAGGCCTTTTATTGGGATGCCTACCCTGGGCTTTGGACGGAGCTGGGTACCATGGCTCGGCCTCTGGCCGACGCGGGTATCACCGCCATGTGGTTGCCTCCGGCGGCGAAGGCCATGAATGGAACCAACAGTGTCGGTTATGATGTATACGACTTCTGGGATCTGGGTGAGTTTAATCAAAAAGGCACCATCCCGACTCGTTACGGCACTCGGATGGAGCTTGAGCAAGCACTGTCGAAACTGGACGCACTGGGCATCGATGCGTATTTCGATGTGGTGTTTAACCACCGTATGGGCGCCGATGCACAGGAAGCCGTACCCGGTTGGGGAGATGCCTGGACCGAGTATCAATTACAAGGTCGCCAGACTCATTACACCAATAGCCGTTGGGGCGTACTGTGGCACGACTTTGACTGGAACTGGCAGGCCTTTGATGCTTCCGGGGGTAACCTGTTTCCCGATAAAGGCTGGGATTATACCTACTCTTATGACTATCTGATGGGCGAGGATGTGGACTGGGGCCGCCAGGATACTCGTGACGAAATGAAGGCCTGGGGCCAGTGGGTCATCGATACTGTAGGCTTTAACGGCTTTCGCATGGATGCCACTGCCCATATCGACACTGACTTTACCCATGAATGGGTCGAGCATATGCAGGCCAACACGGCTGAGGACCTCTTCTTCGTGGCCGAGTCCTGGGTCGGCAATATCGGTGGCTATCTGGATCAAGTGGGTTCAGAGCACCTGAATGCGTTTGATTTTGGCTTACGCGATGACTTTGTCGCTTTGAGCAGTGGCAGTAAGGATATGCGTTGGTGGGGAGGCCTGATTAACTCCGCCTATGCCGACCAGGCAGTGACCTTTGTCGATAATCACGACACCAGCCGTGAGGGGAACCCGTATAACAAACCGCAAGTCACTAATTTTAAGAACCAGGCCTATGCCTATATTTTAATGCGGGAAAAAGGCACCCCCACGGTGTTTGCCCGGGACTATGACGAGTTCGGCATGGCACCCACACTGACCCCCCTGATCGAAGCCAGACGCTACTTTGCCTATGGCCCCGGTCATGAGTTCTCCGGCAACACCGAAGCGATCTATGCCTACGTTCGGGAAGGCCTGCCCAATGTAAAGGGTACCGGTCTGGTCATGCTTATTTCTGGTCGTGACTGGGGTACTCAGCAAAGCTTTAGTATTAATTCCCGTCAGCCCAATACCACTTTTTACGATTACACCGGCAATGTAGACGGTACCGTCACCACTGATGCTAATGGTATGGGCCAGTTTCCGGTGAGTGTATCCGAAGCGGACGGCTGGTCAATTTGGGTGCCACAACTGAGCACTCAAAACACCATCACCTTAAAAATGACCAAGGATGTGGGCATGGGCAACTCACTGTATTTCACTGGCAACACCTCCGAGTTAACCAATTGGGGTGGGGGTGTGGAAGGCACCTGGACGGAGGGCAATGTCTGGAAGGTAACAATCCAGGATCCGGGGCAGTTTGAGTGGAAAGTTCGCAAGGGCGCCACCGGCAGCACCGGAGAGCAATGGGAATCGGGCGCCAATCACGATCACACTAACTTACACCCATTATTTAACGGCGGCTTCTGA
- a CDS encoding phosphate-starvation-inducible PsiE family protein codes for MHGDHQEKDNHLSEHSDDKLISGLNRLIRLAIRILAVLMVGVIFWCIADVVLVLFSKLSKPPHFLLELNDIFVVFAAFLAVLIAVEIFANITLYLRDDVIHVKLVVATALMAIARKVIVLDFSIIKPEYLYGVAAVVLALGVTYYLVSRTART; via the coding sequence ATGCACGGAGATCATCAAGAAAAAGACAATCACCTGAGCGAGCACTCAGATGACAAGTTGATATCCGGCCTGAATCGGCTTATCCGTTTGGCAATCCGAATTCTGGCCGTGCTGATGGTCGGAGTCATCTTTTGGTGTATTGCCGATGTGGTGCTGGTGCTGTTTAGCAAGCTCAGTAAGCCGCCGCACTTTTTGCTGGAGCTGAATGATATTTTCGTCGTGTTTGCTGCTTTCCTGGCGGTATTAATCGCGGTGGAGATCTTTGCCAATATCACTCTCTACCTGCGAGATGATGTGATTCACGTCAAGCTGGTGGTGGCAACGGCTCTGATGGCCATCGCGCGGAAAGTTATCGTGCTTGACTTCAGCATTATCAAGCCCGAGTACCTGTATGGCGTTGCCGCGGTGGTCCTGGCGTTAGGAGTGACCTACTATTTGGTCTCCCGGACAGCCAGAACTTAG
- a CDS encoding ammonium transporter, with protein sequence MEQAFHLQYAIDTFYFLVCGALVMWMAAGFSMLEAGLVRAKNTTEILTKNVALFAISCTMYLVCGYAIMYGGGIFLSGIENVDVASTLGDFAAREDGFEGGAIYSGASDFFFQVVFVATAMSIVSGAVAERMKLWAFLAFTVVMTGFIYPLEGSWTWGGADVFGAYNLGDLGFSDFAGSGIVHMAGAAAALAGVLLLGPRKGKYTKDGKINAIPGANLPLATLGTFILWMGWFGFNGGSVLKLGDIANANAVAMVFLNTNAAAAGGAIAALVLAKILFKKADLTMALNGALAGLVAITAEPSTPTALQATIFGAIGGVIVVLSIVALDKAKIDDPVGAISVHGVVGLFGLLIVPLTNSGASFFGQIIGALTIFVWVFVASLVVWGILKAVMGIRVSEEDEYEGLDTVDCGLEAYPDFTGSRK encoded by the coding sequence ATGGAACAAGCATTTCATTTGCAGTACGCCATCGACACCTTTTACTTTTTGGTGTGCGGGGCGTTAGTGATGTGGATGGCCGCCGGCTTTTCAATGCTGGAGGCGGGCCTGGTTCGGGCTAAGAATACCACCGAGATATTAACAAAGAACGTAGCGCTGTTTGCCATCTCTTGCACCATGTATCTGGTGTGCGGTTACGCCATTATGTACGGTGGCGGGATCTTCTTAAGCGGGATCGAGAATGTCGATGTTGCCTCAACACTTGGCGACTTTGCCGCTCGTGAAGATGGCTTTGAAGGGGGCGCTATCTACTCGGGAGCGTCGGACTTCTTCTTCCAGGTGGTATTTGTGGCCACTGCCATGTCGATTGTCTCAGGTGCCGTGGCTGAGCGTATGAAACTGTGGGCATTTTTAGCCTTCACCGTGGTTATGACTGGCTTTATTTATCCTTTAGAAGGCAGCTGGACCTGGGGTGGTGCCGACGTGTTCGGTGCTTACAACCTCGGCGACCTGGGCTTTTCCGATTTTGCAGGCTCTGGAATCGTGCATATGGCTGGTGCTGCTGCCGCTTTAGCCGGAGTATTGCTATTGGGCCCCCGTAAAGGTAAATACACTAAGGACGGCAAGATCAACGCCATTCCGGGTGCCAACCTGCCTTTGGCAACACTGGGAACCTTTATTCTGTGGATGGGCTGGTTTGGCTTTAATGGTGGCTCGGTATTAAAACTGGGTGACATCGCTAATGCCAATGCGGTTGCCATGGTCTTTCTGAACACCAATGCGGCAGCGGCAGGCGGTGCGATTGCAGCACTGGTGCTGGCAAAGATTCTGTTCAAGAAAGCGGATCTGACAATGGCGCTAAACGGCGCACTGGCTGGCCTGGTGGCAATCACTGCAGAACCCTCCACCCCGACCGCGTTGCAGGCTACTATCTTTGGCGCCATTGGCGGCGTAATTGTGGTGCTGTCCATCGTGGCTCTGGATAAGGCCAAAATTGATGACCCTGTAGGTGCTATTTCTGTGCATGGGGTAGTGGGTTTGTTCGGTCTGCTGATCGTGCCTTTGACCAACTCTGGCGCCAGCTTCTTCGGTCAGATCATTGGCGCGTTAACCATTTTCGTCTGGGTGTTTGTTGCCAGTCTGGTTGTCTGGGGCATCCTGAAAGCGGTGATGGGTATTCGAGTCAGTGAAGAAGATGAATACGAAGGACTGGATACGGTAGATTGCGGTTTGGAAGCCTACCCAGATTTCACCGGATCGCGCAAGTAA
- the glnK gene encoding P-II family nitrogen regulator: MKLVSAIVKPFKLDDVREAISEIGIDGLTVTEVKGFGRQKGHTELYRGAEYQVDFLPKIKLEIAVQDDHVERLVEAIVEAAKTGKIGDGKVFVFDLQSAVRIRTGETDGDAI, translated from the coding sequence ATGAAACTAGTCAGTGCCATCGTTAAGCCCTTTAAGCTTGATGATGTTCGCGAAGCCATCTCCGAGATCGGCATCGACGGTCTGACCGTGACTGAAGTAAAAGGGTTTGGTCGCCAGAAAGGTCATACTGAGTTGTATCGCGGTGCGGAATATCAGGTGGATTTCTTACCCAAGATAAAACTGGAAATCGCCGTTCAGGATGATCATGTAGAGCGTTTGGTGGAAGCCATCGTCGAGGCTGCCAAGACCGGCAAGATCGGCGACGGTAAGGTTTTTGTGTTTGATCTGCAAAGTGCGGTGCGCATTCGTACCGGCGAGACAGACGGCGACGCCATTTAA
- a CDS encoding phospholipase A — MKTGLLLVLLLVATNVSGQQTSATGKKEATSLANKIQLPEDIYTGPAWSIMDKRLLSDQQALNNPYAISQHRQNYLLPVSYQTNPNQIGSDDFTQGRVDHLESRFQVSVKMPIFLDSPGKDLEGLYFGFSAMSNWQVYNSEVSKPFRETNYEPELFYIFHTDLDLFGFTFNTAQLGFNHQSNGQDQLRSRSWNRLFGSILFSDEDSAYYLKAWYRLPEDAKDSPLDPDGDDNPDITHYLGHFEFGYGTKLGAFNILALVRNNLKTSDNKGSLDLTLGYPISERYDLVLKYFNGYGDSLIDYNRHQQRFSIGVQLAFF; from the coding sequence ATGAAAACAGGGTTATTACTAGTGTTGCTATTGGTTGCAACTAACGTATCAGGCCAGCAGACTTCGGCCACCGGTAAAAAAGAAGCGACCAGTCTGGCCAACAAGATACAACTGCCAGAGGACATCTATACCGGGCCTGCCTGGTCAATCATGGATAAACGCCTGCTCTCTGACCAGCAAGCTTTGAACAACCCTTACGCCATCAGTCAGCATCGTCAGAATTATTTGTTGCCGGTGAGTTATCAGACAAACCCCAATCAGATTGGCAGCGATGATTTTACTCAGGGCCGGGTGGACCACTTAGAATCGCGCTTTCAGGTCAGCGTTAAAATGCCTATTTTTCTGGACAGCCCTGGGAAGGATTTAGAAGGTCTGTATTTTGGCTTTAGCGCCATGTCCAACTGGCAAGTGTATAACTCAGAAGTCTCTAAGCCTTTTCGCGAAACCAACTATGAGCCGGAACTGTTTTATATCTTCCACACCGACCTGGACCTGTTTGGCTTTACGTTTAATACCGCTCAGCTTGGCTTTAACCATCAGTCTAATGGGCAGGATCAACTGCGTTCACGCAGTTGGAATCGCCTATTTGGCTCCATCCTGTTCAGTGATGAAGATTCGGCCTATTACCTGAAAGCCTGGTATCGACTGCCTGAAGACGCAAAAGACTCGCCACTGGACCCTGACGGTGATGACAACCCGGACATTACTCATTATCTGGGCCATTTTGAGTTTGGCTACGGCACCAAGCTGGGCGCATTTAACATTCTGGCTTTGGTTCGTAACAACCTGAAAACCAGCGATAACAAGGGTAGCCTGGACCTCACTCTCGGCTATCCCATTTCAGAGCGCTACGATCTGGTATTGAAATACTTTAACGGCTACGGCGACTCATTGATTGATTACAACCGCCACCAACAACGTTTTAGCATCGGTGTGCAGTTAGCTTTCTTTTGA
- a CDS encoding M28 family peptidase produces the protein MTAHYDHLGRHGGRVHPGADDNASGVSTLLTLADFMRKVKSCHSIAFVATDAEEKGLYGAKAFLYQGPVAKEHIKANLNLDMLGHSGRRDVLYLGGPRHYPELNQAKRLVLGRFSSFVKEGRDGRGFNYDRSRRIDYRNASDHAVFDRAGIPFIFLNGADHKYYHSPRDTLARIDRDYFFRAVDVAKTTLMSLDQTLSGCPGSKES, from the coding sequence GTGACGGCTCATTATGATCATCTCGGGCGTCACGGGGGGCGGGTGCATCCCGGTGCCGATGATAATGCCAGTGGTGTCTCGACACTATTAACGCTTGCCGATTTTATGCGTAAGGTGAAATCGTGCCACTCCATTGCCTTTGTAGCCACCGATGCCGAGGAGAAAGGCTTATACGGGGCTAAGGCGTTCTTATACCAAGGGCCTGTAGCGAAAGAGCACATCAAAGCCAATTTGAACCTCGATATGCTGGGCCACAGTGGCCGTCGGGATGTTCTTTACTTGGGGGGACCGCGTCACTACCCGGAGCTGAATCAGGCCAAGCGCTTGGTTCTTGGGCGTTTTTCGAGCTTTGTGAAGGAAGGTCGTGATGGTCGTGGCTTTAATTATGATCGCAGCCGGCGTATCGACTACCGCAATGCCAGCGACCATGCGGTTTTCGATAGGGCAGGGATTCCTTTCATCTTCCTAAATGGTGCTGACCATAAGTATTACCATTCGCCACGAGATACGCTTGCGCGGATCGACCGGGACTATTTTTTCCGAGCCGTGGACGTCGCTAAGACAACGCTTATGAGCTTGGATCAGACCCTCTCTGGTTGTCCTGGCTCAAAAGAAAGCTAA